In the Pocillopora verrucosa isolate sample1 chromosome 4, ASM3666991v2, whole genome shotgun sequence genome, CTAAAGGTGACAGAAAAAGGAAGCAGAAGAACTTCATTTAAGATTATATGAATATCATCATGGCGCGTACATACATTAATGAGTTGGTTCATGCTTAGCGCGCATTCGAGAGCTAtagagaagcgtaagagttgttCGTGACGCAGcctcttgagtgctctccaaacttcacGATATACTTCATCGATATACGCTCAGTTAAAAGCGTAAACCAATTCTTTTGTAACATAGTATAGAGACACAATTTGGGCACGGAAAAAAGTAAACCCTGGTAGACCCTGTGTCGGGTTCTACTCGGAAACTAGCAATAACTGACAAGGCAAaaacgaccaagaaatattGTGAGAGCTAAGCTATAATCAAAGAATTGAACCGAAggcaaggaattttttttgtaagtatGAGACCTAGAATCGTTGTGTACTATAATTCATGGACAGAAATGCACATAAAATTGTGttgcaaattgtgaaaattctgaaatttgacattttaagtatttagtatttattttaaatttagtgAGTAATAATACTCTAAGGGCATATCAACActtgaaaatgatatttacCGTTCGAAAAACGAAGCCCAAACGTAAAAATGTCTTGCATTTACGAGACCCTCGTGTTAGGTTTACCATAATTGAATTGTTGTTTACCAGGACCAATGACCAGAAAATTGCGTAGCTCTGTGTTGAAATTCTGCAAAATGTACGACTTTAGAACAAAACCTTCTCACACCTTTGGGAATGAAATATCGTTAACTCCAAAACTAATTTGGTCGCTTGAAAGAGCTACATGCTCGCTGTTTTCGAGTGGTATTTAGCTTGTTTACGTTCATTTTGAGCTCCGAATGGTCCATCTCAATCCGTATGgcggaaaaaaatttaaaaggttttGAAACCTCGCGACTAAAATCGACAGGAACTTGCGCCGAAGTAAACTGCACACATCATGTAGTGAATGCCGTCAGCTGTGCGTACATACAGATTTACGCCATAGTATCTCCTTTGGAATTAGGTAATATTTACGCCCGCAGCATGTCGCAATTTATTACATTGTATGTTCATATAAATTTTCACTTATTTCAGTCATAGGCTCGTTATACAGTCAATTAAGTAAACCACTTTTTTCATCTTAGGGGTAAGAATCTTCAACCTGAATTTCGTTTTCATCCGTCAAAAAAGAAGAGGATGTAATACTGCTTACAATAATCAAACTTAATTCTTAACTTTCAGAACCGCAGGTAAGAACTCTTCTAATAATTTTCCTACTGTATTATGATCATGAAAATACTGGACATAGATGGAGAAAACAAAAGTGTGCTTCAAATGGACATGATTTAAGATTCAAACTGTAACGTTGAGAACATACCTCATCGCACTAAGAACTGTGCATTCCTCCACAGAAGCAGCTACAGTCGTGATAAATGCCAAATGATTAATCTCCACTACGTTGAAACAGATGTTTATCAATGctgaaatgaaacagaaatagAATAGTCGAAGCCAGTTTTGATTGCTGACACTGCACAACAAGCAGCGGTTGAAGAAAAAGGGAAGTCCGATGGCCATGAATACTGTTGCCAAACAGTGCCAAGATTTTCGTCTGCCAATTTTCTTAGAAAGAAAAGGTACGTTTGCActatcaccaaggtatccagCAATGGGTGAGAATGACGCGTCTGCAATTTGTCCAATAAGAATAATCAGTGCTGCCTCTGAAGGGGAAAGTTCAACAATTTTCATGAAGAAAAAGAGTTCATATGATTGTCCGAGCTGCCGGAAGAGGTCGTTGAATACATTTCCAACCGCGCATGACAATCGTTCCTTAATTCGCATCTTCAACAAGCTTTAATCCAATCCTCTCGTCCTCGATAACCTATAAAATAGGaagagaaataataaaaacgcaaagagaaaaaaagaaaaagcagatTTCTCTGAACCACAAGAGAGAATTGTAAGAGAGCACAAGAGAATTGTAAGAGTTGTTCAGGGCGTCGCCCAGAGCAAATTTAGCTCGTGGAGTGCTTTCCAAACGTCCCAAGTGCACGAAGAAAGACTGTTTTTACAATAATGTCGGGTTTACCGAGTAATCGTGTTTTTAACCAAAAACTGTGATTGAAGGTAAGGCAaaagcgaaagaaaagaaatatttagagaCCAAATCTTCAAATAATTAAGAGAATACTTTCAGGACATGTTAACacttgaaaataatatttactgTTCAATAAACgtacaatatatatttttaagagaCCCACGTGGTAGATTCACCGCGCTCGAATTACTGTTGATaagaaacaattttgaaagGATCGAAACCTCGCGGCTAAGCTTTACAGAAACTTGCAGCCTAATTTAAACTAAACACGTCATGTTATGTGCGCACGGCCGTGCGTATATATATGTAGAGATTTATAACCCACCGATTAATTTTCGTGCGAGTATATCAGCTACTTTACGTCACGTGGTACGTAATCACCGGACAGTTATTACTCATTAACCCCCCTTAAGTCGTTATTTGTCTTTTGATTATTTCcgccgaaaagaaaaaaagctaaaaccTGCTCGATAGCTTCACTTTTTCACCTTTATTGCTCTACATCGAAGAAAAGCGAACTCGTTCCGTTGAGTTCACAGGTAGTGACATTAAAAGGGTGGTAATGCTGCTGTGGAAAGTCCAAAAAGTAAACATAATTTTGTCAACGCGCGCTACGAAAATTAAAGGGCAGTAAAATAAATCAAGGGAATATGATAATGTTTTATAACCTTTCTGGCTTACTGGtatgtcggctgataatgtccttggctgaAAGATTATCctgaaaatttcacatttaaccTCGACGCTTCACTTCTcggccaaatattcattttttcgaACAATATCTCAGCCGCAgacattatcagccgacatTTCAGCCGCCTGAAGGGTTTCATTTACCAAAAACACCCGTAGTAGTAGCTCCTAAAGGAATTAGGTAGGACTTGTGCGCGCGCTCTGTtataatgtatatttttttctcagttggATACCACAATACTCTGCCTCTTTAAGGGTTTCATAATCTTAGTCAGGTTCGCTTGAGTCTCCCGGCTTtttagagggttaaaaaaaatacaaagccTCAGTAGCACGAGCCTAAAAATGCGTGAGCGAGTTCAATCCAATCGTAAATAATTTGCGTTTGAACTTGCAGACATATTGAGTCAGTTTCCGTACCCACATTGCTATTTCAATCTGACCGCGTGAAAGCGTAAAATAAACTGGACATGATTTCCATCTTTTTTCCTCGAAAACTTCATATAAGCAAAATTTGGCATTCAAACTTGACTCATAGATCCAGAAGGAATATAATGAGTAATGAAACCATATGAGAGGCGTTTCCGCAGTATCTGTTTGTTGGCTGCCTCGCTGCACTGATATATCAACCCATTGTCGATCTTTGTATCTCTAATAACGCATGTAAAATGCCGTGTCAATGGTTCAAATCGGTCCAAACCATAGAGGTACCTACGGGATCACCTAAGCtctcattttttccttctttttttttttacaagactCTTCCTGCGGGTTGCTGTGTAATCAGTTATGCAACGTTTGGACGAAGCTTGTCTTGAAATTTAACCGTTTCAACAGCTCTGAGTATCGTTACACGACTGATGCCTTATACATAACCATCATGCGTAATGATCAATGACATTCTGCACATCTGAAATTCCTTACCTGCTGTTGGCCTAAAAATCTCCTAGCATAGTGAGACAATCTCCTATGGAATTGAGCGTTCGTCTCCGTCAGCGTTACGTTACTTACGTGTACCTATCTTTAATCATTTCCTCTACAGGAAATGAGGTTCGAACTCATTAAGGCTTCACACTTTCGCTGTATAGGATAGTAACAAGGGctaaaaaagttgttttcagttAATCAATTCAGTTTTCAAAGGATTTTTAAAGACTATATTAGAATGCCCTCATGCGAATTAGATTTGAGACAGTCTGATGAACAGGGTATGCTCGGGATGGAAATACTAGCTTGAAACACGAAAGTACTGAATCACAACAAACcaagtttatatttttagacTGAAATTGATATGCAACTTAAAGTCTATATGTCTCTTACAGGTATTACCGAATTGTAAATGTCGAAAAATAAATTGGCGAAAGGAGATTAAGGATAAACTTATAAGGGAGATAAGGACGGAAACGATTTGTATCGCCATGATTATATCTTTGGCTTTCCGTGTGCACAAAACGGGGTATATTACAGGCGGCCCAAGCGTATCATGTGTGATTTCGGGGTTTAGATGTCATAAGCAGGAATATCTATAATGCTGAACACATGTTAATTAAGTGAAGTAGAAGCCAAAATCCTTATCATTATGGTGCACAACACGCGGtacaaagaaatttgatgaaatATCGTTACAAACGGCCGTTAGAGACAAGGCAGAAATCTAATAAGGGTAAGAAGATTCAACATGCTATATTTCTCGTGCTTATCAAGtctgttatcatttttattgttttataattacttttttttttcttgcggcACACGCGAACGCTTAAAATTCAATCTAAATCTATCCCGCAATCGTGCAACATTCAGGGAATATCGACTTCATTGAAACGAAGAGTGATTTAATGCGATACTCCATTTGGAAGTCCTTAGTTTTCAACAGGATAGCACAATCTTTGATACGTGCTTCCATTCGCTTtaaagaagggctaacacttgaaaagtCGGCATTGAAACTCTCTAacgtggccaatttacattatcgactcagttataaataaaaacaagtaaTATATGTGAATATACGTCTTTGTTTGTTCCAGGTGAACGAACTTGAGAGAGCTTCAAGCTAGCTAATTTGAGCATGCCTAGTAAGAGTACGGCCAAGTACgattcgctttgacgaagggttaacactagaaacgtcagctttgaaactttctAACGTGCccagtttacatcatcaactcagttatagataaaaccaaattatcttaacatacgtgcttgtttgtttgttccagGTGATCGAACCCGACAGAGCTTCAAGCTAGCTAGTTTAAGCATGCGTAGTAAGAGACGGCCAAGTGCAAATGAGAGAATCTGGGCCTTTTATCTCCaatgattttccatttttgtccTCTGTTGAAACGTTTCGACTCCATGGTTGAGTGGTATCTAAATTAGGCGCAAGAAAAATGGGTTGCTTTCTGTTTTAATGTACGTGGACATTAAAAGCACCGCGAAAATTCAAGAATTTTCCAGCTTGTTGACCTTCCCAGCTAAGGGGTGTCTGGTTGTTCCGATTAACCATACCTGACTGGGTTTCAGAGAGCCTAATTGCCTAGTTGCCTAGTCCCCCAAGCCTAATTGACTTGATTGAGTAAATCTGTCAGACTGAATATGTTCATAAATGCGTTTACATAGGACAGGATACGTGAcccaaggaaagaaaatctgacaaaacttacAGTGAACTTACAGCTCAATTACTGGACACAAACATATACTTTCCGACCTTTCTTATTTGTTACAACACTGGTACGTCGCATAGATAGCTTGGAAAGTTGTCTTGCCTTAGCAATCTTTCGAGTGCAGGCCACTGAACAGACTTTTCAAGACACTTTTCAAACGAGCTTTCGTTTTTACGGTCAATTTACATAGCGCTCTTTTTTCTAGAGAGATTTCTAAAGTGATTTCGCTTAAAGATCTCGAACCGTATTTCAAGGGTTCAAATATTGTGAACCAGTAGACGGACTATGCAGAATAAATGCGCATATTACATTCACTTCGAAAATCCCTGATGATTCCTGCAGTCTGACTGGGgtcacgaatcgcaccatttttttctcttaatcacATTCTTTTCCTAGCCAATGCAAAATAAACACTAAGACAAAATAATCAATCGAAATTTCCCcaaaacctttctttttatcCATAATAGAACAGTACTCTGTAAATTTCTAATGTTGGTCTAGTTACGTTACAACCGCGCGACAAGAGTCTCTTTTAGTTTCGCCGTTACTCAAATTAAGAATTGATGGCTACGATGCCAATTTATTGAATTTATGAGGACTCGAAAGATGAATTCGATTTCATGTTCACTTTGCACAGAAAAATTGCCCTCTTGGCTCGAGTTCacctttacaattttttttctactgctttaaactttttttaaatctacTATACTCTGATGTACCCAATTTCCTACTCTCGATTCAAATTAGCTCAAACGAGGCTGTTGGCAACTACGTGCAAAGTACGTTAGCAATGGCGTCTGAAGTATTCAGTTTGGTTATATTCCTACTGGTTTTGCTTCTCCAACcgtgaaaagtttgctttcaaaCGAAAGGTAACAACGTTGATATATATCTAAATTCACATACCTGTGTAGCATAATGATAATAACGCAGAATGATTGTATATACACAGACTCCTCTCCAAGCGAATAGtcacaaaaatttattcttttacGCAAGATATCGTTTAGCCACGCAAAgactttctcttcttttcgtTCTAATTCCTCTGCTTTTGAAAGTAGGTTTGGAATGTTATTTCATATATGGTTGTATGTCTTCCAATACATAACCTTTACGTGTGCCATTTCGGCCTGTGGAGACGCAGAGGATTTTGAGGCTCAAGCAGATCAATTATCGTTTGATGTCCCACTTTCTCAGCTTCTCTCCGAAACAAAGCAATGCTGAAGGTGTGGTTAGATGCAAATCAAAACTCTTCCATCGCTGCGATTCATTCTTTTTCTGAGGACACAAAACTATAATTTCTTTCCAGAAATATAATATGCGTGGGTTTTGTTGCACAGACCATACACAAGGTTATGGTAGAGTTACGTTAATGGTTACGGGATGTTTGAGTTCTGAGACGGCAGTATCTTTACTGAAGTAGACCTCAGACAACGGTTGCCCGAATAGAACTGCCTTGTCTAACAATAGTGCAATTACTTGCTTGAGATTAAAATGCAAGCATACGAAAGAAAGTTGAAAGTGAACCGATGGTTTGAAACTGCATATCACTTcaaataattgcttttgcaaTCAACAACTCTAAATTATTCTCATTTATATCAATGACTCAAAACCAGCCAAAATCAATCGCGCTTCTGCACTTTCAATTACTTAGGGTCAGTTCACTGgctaaacaaacattttacttGGATATCAAAATAACGATAATTCCTTGTTCGAAGGAGGTTATTCAGTTCATATTTCTTCTTCCGAAGAGATGGTAAACTCATTTCCAATGTCAGTGTTTTAAAAGCACTACTTAATAATCGGCCAAATGAAGGTCATGAGAGATGGCGGTGAACGAGACTTCGTCGAATTTGCATCAATGTTTCTCAATCAACTCCCTTTTAATTACGTAAGTTGCAATAATTAGTCTACTTATCATCAACCTCGATCTTTATCAATTTGATGACTGTCAAGAATAATAAACTATAACCAAGTTCTAGCGTTAATCTATGATTTAGCGAGTTCCTCTAAGGAAGGTCAATTTATTGTGTGTgtaataagaacaaaaaatttactGTGGATACGAATTGCACcagaaatcaaattaaatttctgTGGTCTTTCACGATCTATTGTGATTTTCAATGGAGAAACCAAACATTATATATCCtaaaaaagtcattaaaacCGCCAAGAAAAGAAGCACTCAGTCATAGTATCTAGGTTTTCAAATGACGCAAAAGATTAACTTAATGCGTTTCGAGCTCGATTCGTTTTAGTCAGAGTAAAATATTGTGAGGGCTGGGGTAGGAAATCTGGAAAACAAAAAGcgagctgtgattggtgcacGATTTCCATATCAGGTGGGAACGTCACACACCTACATAATAGTGGAAGAAATGGGCTTCCGATAAAATCGAAGCATTCTTAAgtgagggagagagagagagtggcGTGTTTAGACCAAGGAGACTCGCTTTTACAATGCGTACAAGAGAAATGTTACTGTGTGCAGCGGGAAGTATGTTCAATGACCTTTGCAAGcgtatgttttcattttgtctctTATTTTTCATGGAGGTAATGGAACTTTCAGCCGCGGACACCGGACTTATAATACTCATTGGACAAGTTGTCGACTCGTTGGCTTCAGTAATCTCTGGTTATCTCGGTGATATGGTTAAAGTACCCGTTCTTTCACAGAAAATTGGAATGCGAAAATCTTGGCATCTCCTGGCAACGGTATTTATGGGAATCGTAGTTCCTCTCTGCTTCAACCGTTGCATTCTCTGTAGTGAAAGTCATCAAACTTGGCTTCCCATCGTCTATTACAGTTTCTTATTTTCACTGTATAGCATGTGTTTCAGCGTGGTGGAGATAAATCACCTGGCTTTCATCACAACTTCAGCTGTGTCGGTTGAGGAACGAACAGATCTTAGCGCCACGAGGTttgctatttttaaaagtattataTCAAATTAAACTTAACTGCTCACCCATTTTGTTTGGCTCGTACCAaagatctattggaggacagacgcatagtTTACGTCGCCATCCGcacaattttgtgtttttatcaTCTAAAACAAACAGATTACTTGTTGAATAATATGTCAAACTGTGGTAAGAACACCAATTatacactcggctgcgcctcgtgtgccacgaGCACATTCTGACGTCATCTTTGATCTATAACAAAACGGAAGCACGTCATAATGtaataattttgttaatcaGATGATGACGcaaagtttttgtttcataatcaaaCTCTCCCAAAGTTACTATTCACTGCACCGCTAATGTAAGCGTAAGTCGGTTGACTTAAGCACCATTGCCTCTTGTTTCGTAAAAGTCATGTGAAATAACACTAATTTAATGAAAAACCTTCTACCTATCTGTATGTCTGTCAGACCTCCAATTTAAGTGCTCACATATGTGAAATTAAGCTTCGTATATATTCATCAGTTTTTATCATGCATTCAGCCGTTGATTGACCTTATTGGCCATAATGGACTGCAAATTGTATTCCTGTGTGAGTCTTCAAGTTTCGGATCAGTTGCTCCAGTTCTAACACCCCACGAAGTTTCAAGCAGCCAATTACGCAGGGATCTGTCTTTGAAGTTGCATTTAAGAACAGCATCAAGTTAACTTGTACATGATTCGAGATAATTATGTTGAATCTTTATCCAACTAATTTGCGAAGTTTTCATATGAACTGGTTACGTCTACCTTCTGGTTAAAATGCGGAGAAGAGATTCGCTATTGTGCGCGGTAGGAAAGTTATTCAACGACCTCTGGCGGCagcttaatttttcatttaaaagttttctttcaaagaatcCCGGCGGGCGAAAATCTTGGCACCTTTTTATAACAGTTTTAATGAGCAttatcattccttttttctttaaccgCTGTTTTCTTTGTAATAGAAATCATGATGGGTGGCTTTCAATTGTCTATTACATCTTCTTGATCTCGGTGTATAACATTTGTTTGAGTATTGTGGAGATAAATCACCTTTATTACAACTGTAACTGAATCCGTCGAGAATGTACAGCTCTTAGTGCCATGAGGTTTGCTTAAAAAGACTATTTTTAAGACACATAGTTCAAACAGCAATcgtatttgttttaaatatacTTGTATAAATCACTTGTATAACTTTATATAACTCAACTCAAGCACGGACACTCTGAGGCCATTTTTACCTAACTTATCCTGAATGATAAACGTGACATCTAAGAACaattttccctattcttttctttttcttgttcaaaaggACAATGTTCAGCTTCCTTAGTGGTATTTACATATACGTGATCGCCTGGAGCCTTTTCGGACAAGACAATAGCGATACTCTGGGACCTCAGAGCCTTCCAGATTTTGTAGTAAGTAGCAGCTTCGTTAATAGTTCTATGCCACGATATGCTTTGACAAACAGGCGGAATCTCAATACgatgaactaaaaaaaaaagcaactaaAAAAAGGTTGCAGCAATTTAGTTTTCTCTCCCTGCACTGCCTGTCAGCCTGTCAGCCTCCCTTCACACATCTCTGCTGgcattaaaaatcttttttttgtgcttaaCATCCCAACTTTCAAGATCTGGTTGTCAATTCTCTCCTAGAGCTGCTTTGcatctccttgtaaattaattttcagaatttagtgttagatcaagattaaAAACTTCTATCTGATAGGTATGAGTATTTTCATCAGCTGTTGGATGGATAAGAGAGAGAGGTTACAAGTTAACCATTTCTGGGCGTTAATGGGTTAAGATGCTTGTCGGTTAATTCTTTTCTATTCAGTACCTCTCGTGGATTGCTACTGGAACAGGACTCTTCTTTGCAGCCATCTTCCACATTGGTACAAAGGAACCTCAAAAATGTCAGAGTAAAGAAAGCGCCACAACGGATCTTACGGTAAGACAGGAAgcaaaaaaaagatatttccttttcaaataatGGTCATACAAAAGCTTATTTTTGCGTTCGTAAAGCAGACAACACCTTGGAGCTAATAGCGGCGCGCACGTGCGATTGTTTCTTCgttctttatttgatttatataCAACAGGTCTATTAATCTGAACGGGTCTTGAAGTTACATAGCGTGACCAGAGGGATAGAGGTATGGTCTACACATTATCTGAAGCAACCTGTAATTCACTCTGACCACTTTCCCGTTATTTTGCAGAAAGCTCCTGGAAAATTCATTGAAGAGTCTGGACCCGAAAATGCAAGTAAGGCTATGGATATATAATGaacgacaaaaattgaaaaacgcAAAAACGTATTGTTGCCTCGGTATTTTTGAGAATCTATTTTTCATGACTGTGTGCAGGCATGCCACAAGTTTGATACAGGTTGTCCAATCAGGAGACAGCACCAATTTTGCTCGAAATGTTTAGACAACGTCCTctttaaagcaaaatatctaGTTCAGAAGTGCATGTCAACTGGAGATTAAGATTAGTGGTCACAGTAAGGATATCCAACCCTCAAGCTCTCTTCAGTTATTTCTAGACTGCATTCCGCTAACAGGCTAATGTCGACTACATTAGTAGCTCGAGTTTTACTTCGAAGAACCAGCCAAGTAGATGGCAAGGATGGAGCAAAGAATTTCATCCGTCAACCTACCCTTCTAGGGATCGTCTTTTTAGACAACTTtactaaaacttttttctcagcGAAGCGCAAAACCTTAAGCTTAGCTTGGGTTACTCAGATTTTTCACTAACAAGTTCCAACGGGAAAAGAAGTAGAACAAAAACTAATGTTCCTGAAATTGACACGATTTAGTTCCACCGTTGAACCCTGACACAGACGCTCGttaattgcttgttttgtttttttgctcaAGATTCTAGACGGACCAGTCTTGCTTTTAAGTTTATTAACATGGCTATGGCTTCAACTGAATATGAAGAACATCAAAGTGAGATGGACGGATGTGGAGAAACTAAAAGCCATGAATTGCGTGTCAGAAAGCGAAGTCTTCTGCAGAAGTTTGTCGTTGCTATGTTTGCTGAGGGGAAAACTGATCTAGAAGTACAGCTTCTTGATCGTGAACACAAGATGAGTCCACTAACGCTTGATTTTGACGACATCCTGTTGAGATTACAACACGAAAAGCAGAAACAACCAACATGTTTTGGTGTCATGGAAAACCAAGTTACAATAGACGGTAAAGCCGACGATCATGCAACTGGTGAAGAGTTGTGGAACGCTAGACAAGAAGAGATCAAAAACACTACTGAAAAAGATATGTGGGAAATGACCAACAGCGCGGGCTCTAAAACATCTTTTTGTACCGTatttaagcaaagaaaacatggAATGGTGCTTTTTCCGGATGATGGTAAATTTGGTCTCTCTAACTCCGGATTTGAAGATGAtggagatgatgatgataagaaGGAAAGCCTTTGCGTTACATCAGTTAGGAAGCAAAAAAAGTCTGTGACTTTCGATCCTTCTGGACTTCTTGAAATGCTGTTAATGAACGGAACAGAACGACAGAGATTAAATCTCGATCACACGCCTGACAACAAAACGAGTCTGAATGAAAGTATTCCAAAACAACACGGCGGAAAAATCGAAAGAATAGAAGGTTCCGATACCACAGATAATTCACTAACTTCAGCGGATAACCCTGATCTTCATGGTCTCCCTATTCAATCGACAAGTTCTACATCTGAGGGAAGA is a window encoding:
- the LOC131774669 gene encoding uncharacterized protein, yielding MRTREMLLCAAGSMFNDLCKRMFSFCLLFFMEVMELSAADTGLIILIGQVVDSLASVISGYLGDMVKVPVLSQKIGMRKSWHLLATVFMGIVVPLCFNRCILCSESHQTWLPIVYYSFLFSLYSMCFSVVEINHLAFITTSAVSVEERTDLSATRTMFSFLSGIYIYVIAWSLFGQDNSDTLGPQSLPDFVYLSWIATGTGLFFAAIFHIGTKEPQKCQSKESATTDLTKAPGKFIEESGPENANSRRTSLAFKFINMAMASTEYEEHQSEMDGCGETKSHELRVRKRSLLQKFVVAMFAEGKTDLEVQLLDREHKMSPLTLDFDDILLRLQHEKQKQPTCFGVMENQVTIDGKADDHATGEELWNARQEEIKNTTEKDMWEMTNSAGSKTSFCTVFKQRKHGMVLFPDDGKFGLSNSGFEDDGDDDDKKESLCVTSVRKQKKSVTFDPSGLLEMLLMNGTERQRLNLDHTPDNKTSLNESIPKQHGGKIERIEGSDTTDNSLTSADNPDLHGLPIQSTSSTSEGRRPKGIKNWLKDPNVYMVAIIFTCTRLAQDSVYSYLPLFLTERLSFPKAATAYFPLVLLTSGSLASSACKKLKRKIGSKWSYLLASLLVMGGAVWSYFQTFSIRQSTYAPVVMIGSGLSIMYVMALVFITELIGENKETSGSVFSIITVIARISSGALIIGIQEFYPEERTSSNKAVSNYVQHVFVMAPGVLTLVGFLLVLFFQPSNFICKSKVSEDVEALHGQSSFDVQVYQCPLGVKATSNHSLDDSHNTSIVVVDSCSEDSKL